GGCCGGGACGGCAAAAGCGACGGCATAGTCAGCGTCCTCTGAGCTGAGAGACCGGCACGGGATGACGATCAGCTCGTCGGCGACCTGCGCCTGCGTGATATGGGCCTTGGCCCCCCGCACGACGATGCCGTCTGACCGTCGCTCCCGGACCCGCACGTACAGGTCGGGGTCGGCCTGCTGGTGGGGCCGCAGGGACCGGTCGCCCTTGACGTCCGTCTGGGCGACCGACACGGCCCGGTCGCCGTGCGCCACGTAACGGTGATATTCGAGGACCCGGCGCCGGTAGTCCGTGCCCCGGGCCCGGTCCAGGGCGGCCGTCACGATGTGGAGGGCAAATAGGGCGTCCGAGCCGATGACCTTGGCGATGTTGAAGACACCCCGGGAGCGATGGGTCGTCGCCTCGATGAGACGCGACCGGCGGAGCAAGTCGTCGGTCGAGGTCGGAGACCGGTACAACGTGCTGATCGGCTCGCCCGTGTCGTCCGTCGTAACGAGCTCGGCCTGTAGTTCCGGGTCGAAATGGAGGTCGAACAAAAGGGCGCTGTGACGGGCTGGGACCTGGAGGATGGGATGCCGGGTCACGTCGGCGACCGGCTCCCCCCGGTAGTAGACCCGCCGCCCATCGACGAGCCCTTCCAGGAATTGCGCACCGTTTCGCAACATAAGGCTCCCTCTATAGGGAAGGCAGTAAGGCAGTAAAGCCATGGGGCGGTATGGACGCCGCCCCCCTCCGCCTTACGGCCCCACTGCCCAACTGATGACCTGCCGGGCGACTTCGCCGCTGGCCAAGACGTCCATAGCCTCATTCATGTCGGTCAGCGAGATCGTCCGGCTCAGGAGGACGTCCACCGGCAAGAGACCGGCCTGATAGAGGGCCAGCCACCGAGGAATGTCCCGCCGGGGGACGGAAGAACCCATGTAGGACCCCCGGATGGTCCGCTCTTCACCGACGATCGTCACGGCCGGGACCGAGAACATCCGGCTCGGATGGGGAAGCCCGATCGTCACCGTCGTCCCGCCCCGGCGAGTCGCCTGATAGGCCTGCTGGAGGACCTGCTCGGAGCCGACGGCCTCAAAGACGTAGTGGGCTCCGCCGCCCGTGACGTCCCGGACGGTCTGAACCGGGTCCTCCTGACGAGCGTGGACGACATGCGTGGCACCGACCCGGCGGGCCAAATCCAGTTTGGACTCGACGACGTCCACGGCGATGATGGGCCAGGCCCCGGCCAGACGAGCCCCCATGACGACGCTGAGGCCGACGCCGCCCAAGCCGAACACGGCGACCGACGTCCCCGGCTCGACCCGGGCCGTATTCACGACGGCTCCGAGGCCCGTCAACAGCGCACAGCCAAACAGGGCCGCCTTCTCGAAGGGCACCGAGGGGTCGATCCGGACGAGCGATTCCTGGGCCGCGACCGTATAGCGGGAAAAGGCCGAAACGCCCAGATGGTGATGCAAAGGACGCCCCTGGGCGTCCCGGAATCGGACGGACCCGTCCAGGAGCGTGCCGGCGACGTTCGCCCGGTTGCCGTTTTCACATAAAGCCGGTCGACCGGTCACGCA
Above is a window of bacterium HR11 DNA encoding:
- the adhD gene encoding Putative alcohol dehydrogenase D; its protein translation is MKTVAAVLYEMGKPPPYRVSQPLVIEEVELEGPGPGQVLVEVAAAGICHSDLSVVDGSRPRPMPMVLGHEAAGIVREVGPGVQDLKPDDHVVFSFVPACGRCIPCVTGRPALCENGNRANVAGTLLDGSVRFRDAQGRPLHHHLGVSAFSRYTVAAQESLVRIDPSVPFEKAALFGCALLTGLGAVVNTARVEPGTSVAVFGLGGVGLSVVMGARLAGAWPIIAVDVVESKLDLARRVGATHVVHARQEDPVQTVRDVTGGGAHYVFEAVGSEQVLQQAYQATRRGGTTVTIGLPHPSRMFSVPAVTIVGEERTIRGSYMGSSVPRRDIPRWLALYQAGLLPVDVLLSRTISLTDMNEAMDVLASGEVARQVISWAVGP